Part of the Janibacter alkaliphilus genome is shown below.
AGGTGGCTGCGGGAGACCTCCCGCGGGCTGGTCCGGGTCCCGCGGTAGCTGCTCGGGGAGAGGAAGGCCGGCAGCTGCGAGATCTCGTCGCGGGCGAGGTCGGGTCGCTTGGCCAGCAGCAGCCCGAGCGCGGTGAGGGTGGTCAGCAGGGCCAGCCAGGGTCCGCGCAGCAGGCGGGTCGGCAGCGAGGCATGCGCCATCGCGGCGCGGCGGGCCTGGCGGCGGTGCGCGCCGCTGGGGCGGTGCTCGGCGGCCGTGGGGGTCAGCGCGACCCGGGCGCCCGGGACGCCGACGACGCGGTGCCCGGCCCGCTGGGCACGCCAGCCGAGATCGAGGTCCGCCCCGATCTCGCCGAGCCGGGCCAGGTGCCCGCCGAGCTCGACGAGGACGGCCCGGTCGAGCAGCGCCCCCTCCAGCGGCGCGGCGAGCAGGTCGCGGCCGCCGAGCTCGTCGTACTGGCCCTGGTCGAGGGCGTCCGGTCGGGGGTCGGGCACGAGCCGACCAGCCCGGGTGGCCTGGATGCCGAAGCGGACGAGGCGTCGCGGGGCCTCGGCGTCGACGAGCTTGGGGGCGGCGACACCGACGCCCGGACGGGCCGCGGCGACCAGCTGGTCCAGGCTCTCCGGGTGGGGCACCGCGCGCGAGGGCAGCACCCACAGCAGGTCACGGCCCTGGCCAGCCTCGGGGAGCGCCTCGACCACGCGCTGCAGGGCACGCCGGCTGCCGGTGCCGGTACCGATCCGGGTGCGCAGCACCTCGATGCCGGCGTCGTCGACCGGGTCGAGCAGGTCGTCGGTGTCGCCGAGACCGTCGAGCGAGGCGTCGACGAGGACCACCCGATCGGGGGGTCGGCGCTGGGAGAGGAGGGAGCCCAGCAGCCGCCCGGTGTCGTGCGGGTCACGGGCGACGAGCACGACCGTCACCGTCGCCGGCGGCGCGGCCGCCCGACGGGAGGGTGCCGCGGGCTGGTCGTCCAGACGCGTCGGCGGCACGGCCTCGAGCGTGCTCAGACCGCGCGCTTCTTCAGCTTGCGGCGCTCCCGCTCGGAGAGGCCGCCCCAGATGCCGAAGCGCTCGTCGTTGGCCAGCGCGTACTCCAGGCACTCCTGGCGCACCTCGCAGCCGGTGCAGACGCGCTTGGCCTCACGGGTGGATCCGCCCTTCTCCGGGAAGAACGCCTCCGGGTCCGTCTGGGCGCAGAGCGAACGCTCCTGCCAGGACAGCTCGGAATCGTCGTCCTCGGGGACGGCGGTGATCAGGTGTAGCTCGTGCAACATGGGTCCTCCTCGACCTCGCCTCTCGACCCAAGACCTCGATGCCGCCGCAGCCCGTCGCGAAGGACATCACTGGAATTACACGCGTGTCATGCGCTGTAGTCAAGCCGTAGCGTGCTATCCGCACCGGTCCGACCCCGCCAGAGGGGCCGGTGCGAGGATGGCGACCATGCGAATCACCGTGCTCTCCGGAGGGGTCGGCGGCGCCCGCTTCGTCCGCGGTCTGCTGCACCACCGGGACCGTACCGACGAGCTCGCGGGCAGCGAGATCACCGTCATCGGCAACACCGGCGACGACATCACGCTCTACGGTCTGCGGGTCTGCCCGGACCTGGACACGCTGCTCTACACCCTCGGTGAGGGGGCCGACGAGGAGCGCGGCTGGGGTCGGGCGCAGGAGAGCCACGCGGTGCAGGCGGAGCTGGCGGCCTACGGGGTGCAGCCGCAGTGGTTCACGTTGGGCGACAAGGACATCGGCACGCACCTGGCCCGCACCACGTGGCTCGGTCAGGGGGCCTCGCTGAGCCAGGCGACCGACCGGCTGGCGCAGCGCTGGGGCCTGCCGGCGAAGGGGGTCCGCCTGCTGCCGATGAGCGACGTGCCGGTCGAGACGCACGCCGTGCTCGACGGCGAGGAGGCCCAGGAGGCGGTGCACTTCCAGCAGTGGTGGGTGCAGATGGGCGCCCGCCCCACCCCGGCGCGCTTCGTCGTCGCCGGTATGGACCGCGCCACCCCGGCCCCCGGGGTGCTGGAGGCGATCCGCGGCGCCGACGTCGTCGTCCTGCCGCCGAGCAACCCGGTGGTCTCGCTGGGGATCATCCTGTCCGTCCCCGGTCTGCGGGACGCGGTCCGCGGGTGCGCCGCGCCGGTGGTCGGGGTCAGCCCGCTCGTCGGCGGCCGCCCGGTCCGCGGCCACGCCGACGTCTGCCTGGAGGCCATCGGGGTCGAGGTCAGCTCGGCCGGGATCGCCGGCCTCTACCGCGACCTGCTCGACGGCTGGCTGGTGGACCCGCAGGACCCCCGGCCGAGCGCCCCCGGGTCGCGATGGACCACCCGGGCGCACTCCTCGCCGCTGCTGATGAGCGACCTGGAGGCGAGCGCCGACATCGCCGCTGAGACGCTGCGGCTCGCGCAGGACGTGCGGCGGTGACCTCCGCCGATCCCGACCGGGTCGAGGTGCTCGCCCTGCACGGGGTCGGCGAGGTGGGTGCCGACGGCCTGGCTGCGCTGGCCTGCGACCTGGTGGCGGCTGCGGCCGAGCACGGCGGTCTGACCGACGGTGACGTGCTGGCCGTCTCCAGCAAGGTCGTCTCCAAGGCGCTCGGCCTGCGCGCGCCGGCCGACCAGCGCGAGCAGGCGGTCGCGGCCGGGACCGTCCGGGTGCTGGCCGAGCGCGCCGTCGCCCACGGCCGGGTCACCCGGGTGGTCGAGGCGGCGGCCGGGCCGGTGATGGCCGCGGCCGGGGTGGACGCCTCGAACGTCGGCGTCGACCCGGACGCGGTGCTGCTGCTGCCGGCCGATCCGGACGGCTGCGCGCACGAGCTGCGCCAGCAGCTGGCGCAGCACAGCGGCAACGACCCGGACCGGCTGGGCGTGCTGGTCACCGACACCGCGGGGCGGGCCTGGCGGGCCGGGCAGACCGACCTGGCGCTCGGCGCCAGCGGGGTCCGGCTGGTCCACGACCACCGCGGCGAGCCGGACGCAGACGGGCGTGCTCTCTCGGTGACCAGCCGGGCGGTGGGCGACGAGCTGGCCGCCGCCGCCGACCTCGTCAAGGGCAAGGCCCGGGGCGTCCCGGCAGCCCTGCTGCGCGGCCTCCCGGCGATGGTCGACCCCACCGCTGCGGGGGCCCGGAGCCTGGTGCGGACCGGCCCTGGCGACTGGTTCGCCCGGGGGCACGTGGAGGCCGTGCGCGCGGCGCTCGGCGCGGCACCGGGCGGCCCGACGGCCTCGGCCGTCGGCATCCCCGCGACCGGCACGGAGACCGTGGCGGAGAGGCTCGCCCGGGCGCTGCGGCTGACCCTGCTGCCGCTCGCGGAGGATCTGGCCGAGCAGGCCGGCGCCGACCTCGGCGAGGACGAGCTCACCCTGGTCGCCGCGGACCGCTACGTGCTCGGGGTGCTGCGCGCCCGCGCCGAGGTCGCGCTGCACGCCGAGGGGCTGCGGGTGGTCGACGAGCGGTGGACCAGCGACGGGCTGCGCCTGCGCGTCGCCGGGCGGGACCTGAGCGCGCCGC
Proteins encoded:
- a CDS encoding WhiB family transcriptional regulator encodes the protein MLHELHLITAVPEDDDSELSWQERSLCAQTDPEAFFPEKGGSTREAKRVCTGCEVRQECLEYALANDERFGIWGGLSERERRKLKKRAV
- the cofD gene encoding 2-phospho-L-lactate transferase, with amino-acid sequence MRITVLSGGVGGARFVRGLLHHRDRTDELAGSEITVIGNTGDDITLYGLRVCPDLDTLLYTLGEGADEERGWGRAQESHAVQAELAAYGVQPQWFTLGDKDIGTHLARTTWLGQGASLSQATDRLAQRWGLPAKGVRLLPMSDVPVETHAVLDGEEAQEAVHFQQWWVQMGARPTPARFVVAGMDRATPAPGVLEAIRGADVVVLPPSNPVVSLGIILSVPGLRDAVRGCAAPVVGVSPLVGGRPVRGHADVCLEAIGVEVSSAGIAGLYRDLLDGWLVDPQDPRPSAPGSRWTTRAHSSPLLMSDLEASADIAAETLRLAQDVRR
- a CDS encoding coenzyme F420-0:L-glutamate ligase — protein: MTSADPDRVEVLALHGVGEVGADGLAALACDLVAAAAEHGGLTDGDVLAVSSKVVSKALGLRAPADQREQAVAAGTVRVLAERAVAHGRVTRVVEAAAGPVMAAAGVDASNVGVDPDAVLLLPADPDGCAHELRQQLAQHSGNDPDRLGVLVTDTAGRAWRAGQTDLALGASGVRLVHDHRGEPDADGRALSVTSRAVGDELAAAADLVKGKARGVPAALLRGLPAMVDPTAAGARSLVRTGPGDWFARGHVEAVRAALGAAPGGPTASAVGIPATGTETVAERLARALRLTLLPLAEDLAEQAGADLGEDELTLVAADRYVLGVLRARAEVALHAEGLRVVDERWTSDGLRLRVAGRDLSAPPGET